From a region of the Corvus cornix cornix isolate S_Up_H32 chromosome 2, ASM73873v5, whole genome shotgun sequence genome:
- the GPLD1 gene encoding phosphatidylinositol-glycan-specific phospholipase D isoform X4 — protein sequence MVGLKIWSVLLVILYRFCQRCVPCGISTHVEIAHRALEFFTKHEGSVNYRQLLLNHQDAFQAGSIYPDAFYPPICKRGKKSFECSMMYLKTLTGHHFSKQVLTTSEGIILSLGKRYVPVKDLAAIYKEFYGKEIITESTIAECTYLLFFELHGERLLVGKLFPTFASKSTFLVEKFHEYFLGGVDDMAFWTNNIFELTSHMLENGASSCYLPENPLFINCTKEHKDNHVRNKQSKHEHHKNTTSLLTETLEKNINYTERGVQFNIQPWATKSLRLINHAFKTNVWRALGATHQKSSKHISKPAASYFLTSPYARLGWALISADLNQDGYEDLVAGAPGYSTMGHVQIGRVYVVYSNQSGLPPEDMDLDGKADQVLQGHQPSGRFGSALAVLDFNEDGVPDLAVGAPSVGSQFLTYKGAVYVYFGTEGRGLAPEPNVTITCQYSYCNLGWSLLAADVDGNGKADLVVGSPYAPGGGKQRGFVVAFYSHINRSDQGLLSVQDANWMMEGEENYAWFGFSLASCHLENITLLLIGSPTWKTCSSCKTLLSDVRQSVGKVYGYNPPSTERWFEITGDKEMGRMGLSLASGVMSVAGNTRKVLVVGAPTADSLSRILFMSSVLHQAGLALVYDLSNSTKPSLLSTFSGDRRFSRFGGDIYLSDLDNDGLDEMIVASPLRTNGVTSILAGAAAGRVYIYNGRQASSGNVTGHCTSWTSPCPEDWAQYVLISPEELSRFGSSITTVKSERKKEVVVAAERSSAKARLGGRLFVYSL from the exons ATGGTTGGTCTGAAGATTTGGTCTGTCTTACTGGTTATACTCTACCGTTTCTGTCAAAGATGTGTCCCATGTGGAATTTCAACACATGTTGAAATAG CACATAGAGCTCTGGAATTTTTCACTAAGCATGAAGGGAGTGTTAATTACAGACAG TTATTGCTAAACCACCAAGATGCTTTTCAGGCTGGGAGCATTTATCCTGATGCCTTTTATCCTCCAATCTGCAAACGTGGTAAGAAAAGCTTT GAATGTTCCATGATGTATCTGAAGACACTCACTGGTCACCATTTCTCAAAGCAAGTATTGACTACATCAGAAGGAATTATCCTCAGCCTTGGGAAGAG gtatgTACCTGTCAAAGACCTAGCAGCTATCTATAAGGAATTTTATGGAAAAGAGATCATAACTGAAAGCACAATTGCTGAATGTACTTATCTGCTGTTTTTTGAACT gcatgGAGAAAGGCTTCTTGTTGGCAAG CTTTTCCCAACATTTGCTAGTAAATCTACATTTCTGGTGGAGAAGTTCCATGAATATTTCCTTGGAGGAGTGGATGACATGGCATTCTGGACCAACAACATTTTTGAGCTGACGAGCCATATGCTAGAGAATGGAGCCAG TAGCTGCTACCTGCCTGAGAACCCACTGTTCATAAACTGCACAAAGGAGCACAAGGACAACCACGT CAGaaacaaacaatcaaaacaTGAACATCACAAGAATACAACTTCTTTGCTTACAGAAACACTTGAGAAGAATATAAACTATACAGAGAGAGGAGTTCAATTCAACATACAGCCTTGGGCAACA aaatccCTCCGCTTGATAAACCATGCTTTTAAAACCAATGTGTGGAGAGCATTAGGAGCTACACATCAGAAATCTTCTAAGCACATCTCCAAGCCAGCAGCTTCATATTTTCTGACTTCACCCTATGCTAGGCTTGGATG GGCACTGATCTCAGCTGACCTAAACCAGGATGGATATGAAGATCTGGTGGCTGGAGCACCAGGGTACAGCACCATGGGCCATGTTCAGATAGGAAGGGTGTATGTGGTCTACAGCAACCAGTCAGGTTTGCCACCAGAGGACATGGATCTGGATGGGAAAGCTGACCAAGTACTACAGGGTCATCAG CCTTCAGGAAGATTTGGTTCTGCCTTGGCAGTCCTGGACTTCAATGAGGATGGAGTGCCAGATCTGGCAGTTGGAGCACCTTCTGTGGGATCTCAGTTTCTTACTTACAAA GGTGCTGTATATGTCTACTTTGGAACTGAGGGAAGAGGCTTGGCACCCGAGCCAAACGTTACCATAACTTGTCAG TATTCCTACTGTAATCTTGGTTGGTCCCTCCTGGCAGCTGATGTTGATGGGAATGGAAAAGCTGATCTGGTTGTGGGCTCTCCATATGCACCAGGtggtgggaagcagagaggaTTTGTGGTTGCATTTTACTCTCATATCAACAGGAGTGACCAAG GACTCCTGTCAGTACAGGATGCCAACTGGATGatggagggggaagaaaactATGCTTGGTTTGGATTTTCACTTGCCAGCTGCCACCTGGAGAACATAACATTATTGCTGATTGGTAGCCCTACATGGAAGACTTGTTCTAG CTGCAAGACCCTCTTGTCGGATGTCAGACAGAGTGTTGGGAAGGTGTACGGGTATAACCCACCAAGTACAGAGCGCTGGTTTGAGATAACTGGAGACAAG GAGATGGGCAGAATGGGTTTGTCTCTGGCCAGTGGTGTGATGTCTGTGGCCGGGAACACAAGAAAAGTTTTGGTGGTGGGTGCACCTACTGCAG acagCCTGTCTAGGATTTTATTTATGTCCTCAGTGCTGCATCAAGCTGGACTGGCTCTGGTATATGACCTGTCAAACAGCACCAAGCCTTCTTTGCTCAGCACATTCAGTGGGGACAGAAGGTTTTCTCGTTTCGGAGGAGACATTTACTTAAGTGATCTGGATAATGATGGGCTAG ATGAAATGATTGTGGCATCCCCACTGCGAACTAACGGTGTCACCTCAATCCTGGCTGGTGCGGCAGCTGGCCGCGTTTATATTTACAACGGCAGACAGGCATCCTCGGGGAATGTCACAGGCCACTGCACATCATGGACATCTCCCTGTCCTGAGGACTGG gcaCAGTATGTTCTGATTTCTCCTGAG GAACTATCAAGATTTGGGAGTTCCATTACCACTGTGAAATCTGAAAGAAAG AAAGAAGTTGTAGTGGCAGCAGAGAGAAGTTCTGCAAAAGCTCGGCTTGGTGGAAGGCTTTTTGTCTACTCACTCTAA
- the GPLD1 gene encoding phosphatidylinositol-glycan-specific phospholipase D isoform X1 codes for MVGLKIWSVLLVILYRFCQRCVPCGISTHVEIAHRALEFFTKHEGSVNYRQLLLNHQDAFQAGSIYPDAFYPPICKRGMFHDVSEDTHWSPFLKASIDYIRRNYPQPWEEATEKLVAFLFGIASHVVADVSWHSLGIDQGFLKAMGEIDFHGSYSEAHSVGDFGGDVVSQFELDFSYLASSWYVPVKDLAAIYKEFYGKEIITESTIAECTYLLFFELHGERLLVGKLFPTFASKSTFLVEKFHEYFLGGVDDMAFWTNNIFELTSHMLENGASSCYLPENPLFINCTKEHKDNHVRNKQSKHEHHKNTTSLLTETLEKNINYTERGVQFNIQPWATKSLRLINHAFKTNVWRALGATHQKSSKHISKPAASYFLTSPYARLGWALISADLNQDGYEDLVAGAPGYSTMGHVQIGRVYVVYSNQSGLPPEDMDLDGKADQVLQGHQPSGRFGSALAVLDFNEDGVPDLAVGAPSVGSQFLTYKGAVYVYFGTEGRGLAPEPNVTITCQYSYCNLGWSLLAADVDGNGKADLVVGSPYAPGGGKQRGFVVAFYSHINRSDQGLLSVQDANWMMEGEENYAWFGFSLASCHLENITLLLIGSPTWKTCSSCKTLLSDVRQSVGKVYGYNPPSTERWFEITGDKEMGRMGLSLASGVMSVAGNTRKVLVVGAPTADSLSRILFMSSVLHQAGLALVYDLSNSTKPSLLSTFSGDRRFSRFGGDIYLSDLDNDGLDEMIVASPLRTNGVTSILAGAAAGRVYIYNGRQASSGNVTGHCTSWTSPCPEDWAQYVLISPEELSRFGSSITTVKSERKKEVVVAAERSSAKARLGGRLFVYSL; via the exons ATGGTTGGTCTGAAGATTTGGTCTGTCTTACTGGTTATACTCTACCGTTTCTGTCAAAGATGTGTCCCATGTGGAATTTCAACACATGTTGAAATAG CACATAGAGCTCTGGAATTTTTCACTAAGCATGAAGGGAGTGTTAATTACAGACAG TTATTGCTAAACCACCAAGATGCTTTTCAGGCTGGGAGCATTTATCCTGATGCCTTTTATCCTCCAATCTGCAAACGTG GAATGTTCCATGATGTATCTGAAGACACTCACTGGTCACCATTTCTCAAAGCAAGTATTGACTACATCAGAAGGAATTATCCTCAGCCTTGGGAAGAG GCTACAGAGAAGCTGGTGGCTTTCCTGTTTGGAATTGCTTCACATGTGGTGGCAGATGTTAGCTGGCATAGCCTGGGCATTGACCAAGGATTTCTAAAGGCCATGGGAGAA atTGATTTTCATGGTTCATACTCAGAAGCTCACAGTGTTGGAGATTTTG GAGGAGATGTAGTGAGTCAGTTTGAGCTGGACTTCAGTTATCTGGCATCGAGTTG gtatgTACCTGTCAAAGACCTAGCAGCTATCTATAAGGAATTTTATGGAAAAGAGATCATAACTGAAAGCACAATTGCTGAATGTACTTATCTGCTGTTTTTTGAACT gcatgGAGAAAGGCTTCTTGTTGGCAAG CTTTTCCCAACATTTGCTAGTAAATCTACATTTCTGGTGGAGAAGTTCCATGAATATTTCCTTGGAGGAGTGGATGACATGGCATTCTGGACCAACAACATTTTTGAGCTGACGAGCCATATGCTAGAGAATGGAGCCAG TAGCTGCTACCTGCCTGAGAACCCACTGTTCATAAACTGCACAAAGGAGCACAAGGACAACCACGT CAGaaacaaacaatcaaaacaTGAACATCACAAGAATACAACTTCTTTGCTTACAGAAACACTTGAGAAGAATATAAACTATACAGAGAGAGGAGTTCAATTCAACATACAGCCTTGGGCAACA aaatccCTCCGCTTGATAAACCATGCTTTTAAAACCAATGTGTGGAGAGCATTAGGAGCTACACATCAGAAATCTTCTAAGCACATCTCCAAGCCAGCAGCTTCATATTTTCTGACTTCACCCTATGCTAGGCTTGGATG GGCACTGATCTCAGCTGACCTAAACCAGGATGGATATGAAGATCTGGTGGCTGGAGCACCAGGGTACAGCACCATGGGCCATGTTCAGATAGGAAGGGTGTATGTGGTCTACAGCAACCAGTCAGGTTTGCCACCAGAGGACATGGATCTGGATGGGAAAGCTGACCAAGTACTACAGGGTCATCAG CCTTCAGGAAGATTTGGTTCTGCCTTGGCAGTCCTGGACTTCAATGAGGATGGAGTGCCAGATCTGGCAGTTGGAGCACCTTCTGTGGGATCTCAGTTTCTTACTTACAAA GGTGCTGTATATGTCTACTTTGGAACTGAGGGAAGAGGCTTGGCACCCGAGCCAAACGTTACCATAACTTGTCAG TATTCCTACTGTAATCTTGGTTGGTCCCTCCTGGCAGCTGATGTTGATGGGAATGGAAAAGCTGATCTGGTTGTGGGCTCTCCATATGCACCAGGtggtgggaagcagagaggaTTTGTGGTTGCATTTTACTCTCATATCAACAGGAGTGACCAAG GACTCCTGTCAGTACAGGATGCCAACTGGATGatggagggggaagaaaactATGCTTGGTTTGGATTTTCACTTGCCAGCTGCCACCTGGAGAACATAACATTATTGCTGATTGGTAGCCCTACATGGAAGACTTGTTCTAG CTGCAAGACCCTCTTGTCGGATGTCAGACAGAGTGTTGGGAAGGTGTACGGGTATAACCCACCAAGTACAGAGCGCTGGTTTGAGATAACTGGAGACAAG GAGATGGGCAGAATGGGTTTGTCTCTGGCCAGTGGTGTGATGTCTGTGGCCGGGAACACAAGAAAAGTTTTGGTGGTGGGTGCACCTACTGCAG acagCCTGTCTAGGATTTTATTTATGTCCTCAGTGCTGCATCAAGCTGGACTGGCTCTGGTATATGACCTGTCAAACAGCACCAAGCCTTCTTTGCTCAGCACATTCAGTGGGGACAGAAGGTTTTCTCGTTTCGGAGGAGACATTTACTTAAGTGATCTGGATAATGATGGGCTAG ATGAAATGATTGTGGCATCCCCACTGCGAACTAACGGTGTCACCTCAATCCTGGCTGGTGCGGCAGCTGGCCGCGTTTATATTTACAACGGCAGACAGGCATCCTCGGGGAATGTCACAGGCCACTGCACATCATGGACATCTCCCTGTCCTGAGGACTGG gcaCAGTATGTTCTGATTTCTCCTGAG GAACTATCAAGATTTGGGAGTTCCATTACCACTGTGAAATCTGAAAGAAAG AAAGAAGTTGTAGTGGCAGCAGAGAGAAGTTCTGCAAAAGCTCGGCTTGGTGGAAGGCTTTTTGTCTACTCACTCTAA
- the GPLD1 gene encoding phosphatidylinositol-glycan-specific phospholipase D isoform X2, producing MVGLKIWSVLLVILYRFCQRCVPCGISTHVEIAHRALEFFTKHEGSVNYRQLLLNHQDAFQAGSIYPDAFYPPICKRGMFHDVSEDTHWSPFLKASIDYIRRNYPQPWEEATEKLVAFLFGIASHVVADVSWHSLGIDQGFLKAMGEIDFHGSYSEAHSVGDFGGDVVSQFELDFSYLASSWYVPVKDLAAIYKEFYGKEIITESTIAECTYLLFFELHGERLLVGKLFPTFASKSTFLVEKFHEYFLGGVDDMAFWTNNIFELTSHMLENGASSCYLPENPLFINCTKEHKDNHVNKQSKHEHHKNTTSLLTETLEKNINYTERGVQFNIQPWATKSLRLINHAFKTNVWRALGATHQKSSKHISKPAASYFLTSPYARLGWALISADLNQDGYEDLVAGAPGYSTMGHVQIGRVYVVYSNQSGLPPEDMDLDGKADQVLQGHQPSGRFGSALAVLDFNEDGVPDLAVGAPSVGSQFLTYKGAVYVYFGTEGRGLAPEPNVTITCQYSYCNLGWSLLAADVDGNGKADLVVGSPYAPGGGKQRGFVVAFYSHINRSDQGLLSVQDANWMMEGEENYAWFGFSLASCHLENITLLLIGSPTWKTCSSCKTLLSDVRQSVGKVYGYNPPSTERWFEITGDKEMGRMGLSLASGVMSVAGNTRKVLVVGAPTADSLSRILFMSSVLHQAGLALVYDLSNSTKPSLLSTFSGDRRFSRFGGDIYLSDLDNDGLDEMIVASPLRTNGVTSILAGAAAGRVYIYNGRQASSGNVTGHCTSWTSPCPEDWAQYVLISPEELSRFGSSITTVKSERKKEVVVAAERSSAKARLGGRLFVYSL from the exons ATGGTTGGTCTGAAGATTTGGTCTGTCTTACTGGTTATACTCTACCGTTTCTGTCAAAGATGTGTCCCATGTGGAATTTCAACACATGTTGAAATAG CACATAGAGCTCTGGAATTTTTCACTAAGCATGAAGGGAGTGTTAATTACAGACAG TTATTGCTAAACCACCAAGATGCTTTTCAGGCTGGGAGCATTTATCCTGATGCCTTTTATCCTCCAATCTGCAAACGTG GAATGTTCCATGATGTATCTGAAGACACTCACTGGTCACCATTTCTCAAAGCAAGTATTGACTACATCAGAAGGAATTATCCTCAGCCTTGGGAAGAG GCTACAGAGAAGCTGGTGGCTTTCCTGTTTGGAATTGCTTCACATGTGGTGGCAGATGTTAGCTGGCATAGCCTGGGCATTGACCAAGGATTTCTAAAGGCCATGGGAGAA atTGATTTTCATGGTTCATACTCAGAAGCTCACAGTGTTGGAGATTTTG GAGGAGATGTAGTGAGTCAGTTTGAGCTGGACTTCAGTTATCTGGCATCGAGTTG gtatgTACCTGTCAAAGACCTAGCAGCTATCTATAAGGAATTTTATGGAAAAGAGATCATAACTGAAAGCACAATTGCTGAATGTACTTATCTGCTGTTTTTTGAACT gcatgGAGAAAGGCTTCTTGTTGGCAAG CTTTTCCCAACATTTGCTAGTAAATCTACATTTCTGGTGGAGAAGTTCCATGAATATTTCCTTGGAGGAGTGGATGACATGGCATTCTGGACCAACAACATTTTTGAGCTGACGAGCCATATGCTAGAGAATGGAGCCAG TAGCTGCTACCTGCCTGAGAACCCACTGTTCATAAACTGCACAAAGGAGCACAAGGACAACCACGT aaacaaacaatcaaaacaTGAACATCACAAGAATACAACTTCTTTGCTTACAGAAACACTTGAGAAGAATATAAACTATACAGAGAGAGGAGTTCAATTCAACATACAGCCTTGGGCAACA aaatccCTCCGCTTGATAAACCATGCTTTTAAAACCAATGTGTGGAGAGCATTAGGAGCTACACATCAGAAATCTTCTAAGCACATCTCCAAGCCAGCAGCTTCATATTTTCTGACTTCACCCTATGCTAGGCTTGGATG GGCACTGATCTCAGCTGACCTAAACCAGGATGGATATGAAGATCTGGTGGCTGGAGCACCAGGGTACAGCACCATGGGCCATGTTCAGATAGGAAGGGTGTATGTGGTCTACAGCAACCAGTCAGGTTTGCCACCAGAGGACATGGATCTGGATGGGAAAGCTGACCAAGTACTACAGGGTCATCAG CCTTCAGGAAGATTTGGTTCTGCCTTGGCAGTCCTGGACTTCAATGAGGATGGAGTGCCAGATCTGGCAGTTGGAGCACCTTCTGTGGGATCTCAGTTTCTTACTTACAAA GGTGCTGTATATGTCTACTTTGGAACTGAGGGAAGAGGCTTGGCACCCGAGCCAAACGTTACCATAACTTGTCAG TATTCCTACTGTAATCTTGGTTGGTCCCTCCTGGCAGCTGATGTTGATGGGAATGGAAAAGCTGATCTGGTTGTGGGCTCTCCATATGCACCAGGtggtgggaagcagagaggaTTTGTGGTTGCATTTTACTCTCATATCAACAGGAGTGACCAAG GACTCCTGTCAGTACAGGATGCCAACTGGATGatggagggggaagaaaactATGCTTGGTTTGGATTTTCACTTGCCAGCTGCCACCTGGAGAACATAACATTATTGCTGATTGGTAGCCCTACATGGAAGACTTGTTCTAG CTGCAAGACCCTCTTGTCGGATGTCAGACAGAGTGTTGGGAAGGTGTACGGGTATAACCCACCAAGTACAGAGCGCTGGTTTGAGATAACTGGAGACAAG GAGATGGGCAGAATGGGTTTGTCTCTGGCCAGTGGTGTGATGTCTGTGGCCGGGAACACAAGAAAAGTTTTGGTGGTGGGTGCACCTACTGCAG acagCCTGTCTAGGATTTTATTTATGTCCTCAGTGCTGCATCAAGCTGGACTGGCTCTGGTATATGACCTGTCAAACAGCACCAAGCCTTCTTTGCTCAGCACATTCAGTGGGGACAGAAGGTTTTCTCGTTTCGGAGGAGACATTTACTTAAGTGATCTGGATAATGATGGGCTAG ATGAAATGATTGTGGCATCCCCACTGCGAACTAACGGTGTCACCTCAATCCTGGCTGGTGCGGCAGCTGGCCGCGTTTATATTTACAACGGCAGACAGGCATCCTCGGGGAATGTCACAGGCCACTGCACATCATGGACATCTCCCTGTCCTGAGGACTGG gcaCAGTATGTTCTGATTTCTCCTGAG GAACTATCAAGATTTGGGAGTTCCATTACCACTGTGAAATCTGAAAGAAAG AAAGAAGTTGTAGTGGCAGCAGAGAGAAGTTCTGCAAAAGCTCGGCTTGGTGGAAGGCTTTTTGTCTACTCACTCTAA
- the GPLD1 gene encoding phosphatidylinositol-glycan-specific phospholipase D isoform X7: MVGLKIWSVLLVILYRFCQRCVPCGISTHVEIAHRALEFFTKHEGSVNYRQECSMMYLKTLTGHHFSKQVLTTSEGIILSLGKRYVPVKDLAAIYKEFYGKEIITESTIAECTYLLFFELHGERLLVGKLFPTFASKSTFLVEKFHEYFLGGVDDMAFWTNNIFELTSHMLENGASSCYLPENPLFINCTKEHKDNHVRNKQSKHEHHKNTTSLLTETLEKNINYTERGVQFNIQPWATKSLRLINHAFKTNVWRALGATHQKSSKHISKPAASYFLTSPYARLGWALISADLNQDGYEDLVAGAPGYSTMGHVQIGRVYVVYSNQSGLPPEDMDLDGKADQVLQGHQPSGRFGSALAVLDFNEDGVPDLAVGAPSVGSQFLTYKGAVYVYFGTEGRGLAPEPNVTITCQYSYCNLGWSLLAADVDGNGKADLVVGSPYAPGGGKQRGFVVAFYSHINRSDQGLLSVQDANWMMEGEENYAWFGFSLASCHLENITLLLIGSPTWKTCSSCKTLLSDVRQSVGKVYGYNPPSTERWFEITGDKEMGRMGLSLASGVMSVAGNTRKVLVVGAPTADSLSRILFMSSVLHQAGLALVYDLSNSTKPSLLSTFSGDRRFSRFGGDIYLSDLDNDGLDEMIVASPLRTNGVTSILAGAAAGRVYIYNGRQASSGNVTGHCTSWTSPCPEDWAQYVLISPEELSRFGSSITTVKSERKKEVVVAAERSSAKARLGGRLFVYSL, encoded by the exons ATGGTTGGTCTGAAGATTTGGTCTGTCTTACTGGTTATACTCTACCGTTTCTGTCAAAGATGTGTCCCATGTGGAATTTCAACACATGTTGAAATAG CACATAGAGCTCTGGAATTTTTCACTAAGCATGAAGGGAGTGTTAATTACAGACAG GAATGTTCCATGATGTATCTGAAGACACTCACTGGTCACCATTTCTCAAAGCAAGTATTGACTACATCAGAAGGAATTATCCTCAGCCTTGGGAAGAG gtatgTACCTGTCAAAGACCTAGCAGCTATCTATAAGGAATTTTATGGAAAAGAGATCATAACTGAAAGCACAATTGCTGAATGTACTTATCTGCTGTTTTTTGAACT gcatgGAGAAAGGCTTCTTGTTGGCAAG CTTTTCCCAACATTTGCTAGTAAATCTACATTTCTGGTGGAGAAGTTCCATGAATATTTCCTTGGAGGAGTGGATGACATGGCATTCTGGACCAACAACATTTTTGAGCTGACGAGCCATATGCTAGAGAATGGAGCCAG TAGCTGCTACCTGCCTGAGAACCCACTGTTCATAAACTGCACAAAGGAGCACAAGGACAACCACGT CAGaaacaaacaatcaaaacaTGAACATCACAAGAATACAACTTCTTTGCTTACAGAAACACTTGAGAAGAATATAAACTATACAGAGAGAGGAGTTCAATTCAACATACAGCCTTGGGCAACA aaatccCTCCGCTTGATAAACCATGCTTTTAAAACCAATGTGTGGAGAGCATTAGGAGCTACACATCAGAAATCTTCTAAGCACATCTCCAAGCCAGCAGCTTCATATTTTCTGACTTCACCCTATGCTAGGCTTGGATG GGCACTGATCTCAGCTGACCTAAACCAGGATGGATATGAAGATCTGGTGGCTGGAGCACCAGGGTACAGCACCATGGGCCATGTTCAGATAGGAAGGGTGTATGTGGTCTACAGCAACCAGTCAGGTTTGCCACCAGAGGACATGGATCTGGATGGGAAAGCTGACCAAGTACTACAGGGTCATCAG CCTTCAGGAAGATTTGGTTCTGCCTTGGCAGTCCTGGACTTCAATGAGGATGGAGTGCCAGATCTGGCAGTTGGAGCACCTTCTGTGGGATCTCAGTTTCTTACTTACAAA GGTGCTGTATATGTCTACTTTGGAACTGAGGGAAGAGGCTTGGCACCCGAGCCAAACGTTACCATAACTTGTCAG TATTCCTACTGTAATCTTGGTTGGTCCCTCCTGGCAGCTGATGTTGATGGGAATGGAAAAGCTGATCTGGTTGTGGGCTCTCCATATGCACCAGGtggtgggaagcagagaggaTTTGTGGTTGCATTTTACTCTCATATCAACAGGAGTGACCAAG GACTCCTGTCAGTACAGGATGCCAACTGGATGatggagggggaagaaaactATGCTTGGTTTGGATTTTCACTTGCCAGCTGCCACCTGGAGAACATAACATTATTGCTGATTGGTAGCCCTACATGGAAGACTTGTTCTAG CTGCAAGACCCTCTTGTCGGATGTCAGACAGAGTGTTGGGAAGGTGTACGGGTATAACCCACCAAGTACAGAGCGCTGGTTTGAGATAACTGGAGACAAG GAGATGGGCAGAATGGGTTTGTCTCTGGCCAGTGGTGTGATGTCTGTGGCCGGGAACACAAGAAAAGTTTTGGTGGTGGGTGCACCTACTGCAG acagCCTGTCTAGGATTTTATTTATGTCCTCAGTGCTGCATCAAGCTGGACTGGCTCTGGTATATGACCTGTCAAACAGCACCAAGCCTTCTTTGCTCAGCACATTCAGTGGGGACAGAAGGTTTTCTCGTTTCGGAGGAGACATTTACTTAAGTGATCTGGATAATGATGGGCTAG ATGAAATGATTGTGGCATCCCCACTGCGAACTAACGGTGTCACCTCAATCCTGGCTGGTGCGGCAGCTGGCCGCGTTTATATTTACAACGGCAGACAGGCATCCTCGGGGAATGTCACAGGCCACTGCACATCATGGACATCTCCCTGTCCTGAGGACTGG gcaCAGTATGTTCTGATTTCTCCTGAG GAACTATCAAGATTTGGGAGTTCCATTACCACTGTGAAATCTGAAAGAAAG AAAGAAGTTGTAGTGGCAGCAGAGAGAAGTTCTGCAAAAGCTCGGCTTGGTGGAAGGCTTTTTGTCTACTCACTCTAA